One Pseudomonas fluorescens genomic region harbors:
- a CDS encoding 2-hydroxy-3-oxopropionate reductase — protein sequence MAKIGFIGTGIMGHPMASNLQKAGHSLFLSQHHDAAPADLVAAGAVALANPREVAQEAEFIIVMVPDTPQVDDVLFRADGVAAGLSKGKIVIDMSSISPTATKAFAAKINEKGAQYLDAPVSGGEVGAKAATLSIMIGGDADAFERALPLFQAMGKNITLVGGNGDGQTAKVANQIIVALNIQAVAEALLFASKNGADPAKVREALMGGFASSKILEVHGERMIKGTFDPGFRISLHQKDLNLALQGAKELNINLPNTANAQQVFSTCAAIGGSNWDHSALIKGLEHMANFSIRDKK from the coding sequence ATGGCTAAAATCGGATTTATCGGCACCGGCATCATGGGCCACCCAATGGCTTCGAACCTGCAGAAAGCCGGTCACAGCCTGTTCCTGTCGCAACATCACGACGCTGCCCCGGCTGATCTGGTTGCCGCTGGCGCAGTTGCCCTGGCCAACCCGCGTGAAGTGGCGCAAGAAGCTGAATTCATCATCGTCATGGTGCCGGATACCCCGCAGGTCGACGACGTGCTGTTCCGCGCCGATGGCGTTGCAGCGGGCCTGAGCAAAGGCAAAATCGTCATCGACATGAGCTCGATCTCGCCAACCGCAACCAAAGCGTTCGCTGCGAAAATCAACGAAAAAGGCGCCCAGTACCTCGACGCCCCAGTGTCCGGTGGTGAAGTCGGCGCCAAGGCCGCGACCCTGAGCATCATGATCGGTGGCGACGCTGATGCCTTCGAACGCGCACTGCCGCTGTTCCAGGCCATGGGCAAGAACATCACTCTGGTCGGTGGCAACGGTGACGGTCAGACCGCCAAAGTCGCCAACCAGATCATCGTCGCCCTGAACATCCAGGCCGTTGCCGAAGCGCTGCTGTTTGCTTCGAAAAACGGTGCCGATCCGGCCAAAGTGCGTGAAGCCCTGATGGGTGGCTTCGCCTCTTCGAAGATTCTGGAAGTGCACGGCGAGCGCATGATCAAAGGCACCTTCGACCCGGGCTTCCGCATCAGCCTGCACCAGAAGGATCTGAACCTGGCCCTGCAAGGCGCCAAGGAGTTGAACATCAACCTGCCGAACACCGCCAACGCTCAGCAAGTGTTCAGCACCTGCGCGGCCATCGGTGGCAGCAACTGGGACCACTCGGCGCTGATCAAGGGTCTGGAACACATGGCCAACTTCTCGATTCGCGACAAGAAGTAA
- the hyi gene encoding hydroxypyruvate isomerase, producing MPRFAANLSMLFTEQDFLARFDAAAKAGFSGVEYLFPYDFNSAEIKAKLDANGLTQVLFNLPAGDWAKGERGIACLPDRVEEFRAGVDLAIAYAQVLGNTQINCLAGIRPQGVDDATVEKTFVANLKYAADKLQAAGIKLVMEAINTRDIPGFYLNNTAQALSIREQVGSANLFLQYDIYHMQIMEGDLARTLQSHLGEINHVQLADNPGRNEPGTGEINYRFLFEHLDRIGYQGWVGCEYKPLTTTEAGLGWLKTHNAI from the coding sequence ATGCCGCGTTTCGCAGCCAACCTGTCCATGCTGTTCACCGAACAGGATTTCCTTGCCCGTTTCGACGCCGCCGCCAAGGCCGGTTTCAGCGGTGTGGAATACTTGTTCCCATACGATTTCAACTCCGCCGAGATCAAGGCCAAGCTCGACGCCAACGGTCTGACGCAAGTGCTGTTCAACCTGCCGGCCGGTGACTGGGCCAAGGGCGAGCGCGGTATCGCGTGCCTGCCAGACCGGGTCGAAGAGTTCCGTGCCGGTGTCGATCTGGCCATTGCCTATGCGCAAGTGCTGGGCAACACCCAGATCAACTGCCTGGCCGGTATCCGTCCGCAAGGCGTTGACGATGCCACGGTGGAAAAAACTTTTGTTGCCAACCTGAAATACGCCGCCGACAAGCTGCAAGCGGCGGGCATCAAGCTGGTGATGGAAGCCATCAACACTCGTGACATTCCGGGTTTCTACCTGAACAACACGGCGCAAGCCCTGTCGATTCGCGAACAGGTCGGCAGCGCCAATCTGTTCCTGCAATACGACATCTATCACATGCAAATCATGGAAGGCGATCTGGCCCGCACCCTGCAATCGCATCTGGGCGAGATCAACCATGTGCAGCTCGCGGACAACCCGGGCCGCAACGAGCCGGGCACCGGTGAGATCAACTACCGCTTCCTGTTCGAGCACCTTGACCGTATCGGTTATCAAGGTTGGGTCGGCTGCGAATACAAGCCGCTGACCACCACCGAAGCAGGCCTCGGCTGGCTGAAAACCCACAACGCAATCTGA